A genomic stretch from Arachis stenosperma cultivar V10309 chromosome 3, arast.V10309.gnm1.PFL2, whole genome shotgun sequence includes:
- the LOC130969888 gene encoding uncharacterized protein LOC130969888, which translates to MNEFQVGQQFQDKDEALLSVKTYSIRRGVQYKVVESDYRRYVGKCSEFGNGCTWLIRLSLRQRKGIWEVKRYNGPHTCLASSISSDHRSLDYHVISTFIMPMVRADAAVNIKVLQNATAAHFGFRPTYRRVWMAKQKAVAVIYGDWDESYNELPRWVLGVQLTMPGTVAVLRTCPVRVGGQVDESQVYFHRLFWTFSPCIQAFRHCKPLVSIDGTHLYGKYGGTLLVAIAQDGNSNILPVAFALVEGENAESWSFFLSHLREHVTPQPGLLVISDRHNGIKAALEAPEGGWLPPAAYRAFCIRHVAANFALTFKGKDARRLLVNAAYAKTEVEFDYWFDILRSENPAMCDWANRIEYSLWTQYCDEGRRFGHMTTNISECVNSILKGVRNLPVCSLVKATYGRLAELFVRKGREAEAQMGTGQQFSQYLVKCIEANLRTARHFTVTVYDRDNLEYTVAETTPTGSFSLGTYRVSLGSKTCDCGYFQALHFPCRHALACCAYSRLTWQSYVHEVYRLSSVFGVYQLGFTPPIPEGFWPPYAGPTVIPDPSMRRAREGRPRSTRIRTNMDEADPNRPKRCGLCRQPGHTRRSCPQASGPSGTAGNQ; encoded by the coding sequence ATGAACGAGTTCCAAGTTGGCCAACAATTTCAGGATAAAGATGAGGCGCTGTTGAGTGTGAAGACGTACAGTATCCGCCGAGGGGTCCAGTACAAGGTCGTTGAGTCTGACTACCGCAGGTATGTGGGAAAGTGTTCTGAGTTTGGAAATGGGTGCACATGGCTAATTCGGTTGAGTCTCCGACAGCGGAAGGGTATCTGGGAAGTGAAGCGATACAACGGACCGCATACATGTCTTGCCAGCTCCATCTCCAGCGATCATAGGAGTCTGGACTACCATGTCATATCCACCTTCATTATGCCGATGGTTAGGGCTGATGCAGCTGTGAACATCAAGGTGCTTCAAAATGCCACGGCCGCACACTTTGGGTTCAGGCCTACGTACAGGAGGGTATGGATGGCGAAGCAGAAGGCCGTTGCCGTCATATATGGGGACTGGGACGAGTCGTACAATGAGCTCCCTAGGTGGGTTCTAGGAGTTCAGCTGACGATGCCTGGCACTGTAGCCGTCCTCAGGACTTGCCCTGTTCGAGTTGGGGGACAGGTCGACGAGTCTCAGGTTTATTTTCATAGGCTGTTCTGGACTTTCTCCCCTTGTATCCAGGCATTCCGTCATTGCAAGCCTTTGGTGAGTATTGATGGCACCCATCTATATGGGAAGTATGGGGGAACACTTCTAGTCGCCATTGCACAGGACGGAAACTCGAACATCCTCCCCGTGGCATTTGCACTAGTTGAGGGTGAGAATGCTGAGTCAtggtctttctttctttcccacCTCCGTGAGCACGTGACACCCCAGCCGGGTCTGTTAGttatttcagataggcataacGGCATCAAGGCAGCCCTCGAGGCTCCGGAAGGGGGATGGCTACCCCCTGCTGCGTACCGGGCATTCTGCATTCGACACGTTGCAGCGAATTTTGCCTTGACGTTCAAGGGAAAAGATGCCCGGAGGCTTCTTGTTAACGCCGCATATGCCAAGACCGAGGTTGAGTTTGACTACTGGTTTGACATTCTGCGCTCTGAGAATCCGGCAATGTGTGACTGGGCGAACCGAATCGAGTATTCGTTGTGGACACAGTACTGTGATGAGGGTCGGAGATTCGGCCACATGACGACCAATATTTCGGAATGTGTCAACTCAATCCTGAAGGGGGTTAGAAACCTCCCTGTTTGCTCGCTGGTGAAGGCCACATACGGAAGGCTAGCTGAGCTATTTGTCCGTAAGGGTAGGGAGGCCGAGGCTCAGATGGGTACTGGACAACAATTCAGTCAATACCTAGTAAAGTGTATCGAGGCCAACCTGAGGACAGCCAGGCACTTCACGGTGACTGTTTACGACAGGGATAACTTGGAGTACACCGTTGCTGAGACGACTCCGACAGGTTCATTCTCTCTTGGTACGTACAGGGTCTCATTAGGGTCTAAGACTTGTGATTGTGGATACTTCCAAGCACTTCATTTTCCCTGTCGGCACGCACTGGCATGCTGTGCTTATTCACGGCTTACATGGCAGTCTTACGTCCACGAGGTATATCGCCTTAGTTCCGTATTCGGTGTCTATCAGCTGGGATTTACCCCTCCGATTCCAGAGGGTTTCTGGCCACCTTATGCCGGGCCTACCGTTATACCGGATCCGAGTATGAGGCGTGCGAGGGAGGGTCGTCCTCGATCCACAAGAATTCGCACCAACATGGATGAAGCAGATCCGAACCGGCCAAAGAGATGTGGCCTCTGCAGGCAGCCAGGTCACACCAGGCGTAGTTGTCCACAAGCCTCAGGCCCCAGCGGGACTGCTGGAAATCAGTAG
- the LOC130969875 gene encoding protein MAIN-LIKE 1-like, which yields MGDDPGRLYRLDGVAHIAGVINDEPRRCISSVRRQQGMRLDERYVPYLQMAGLYHLARLNDRWFRLDEPLVSAFVERWRPETHTFHMPFGECTIMLQDVAYQLGLPVDGDYVSGCLTDFHLYIEGGRPAWQWFHELLGVLPPENQVQKFAVNCTWFQETFAECPDGADEETVRRFARAYIMMLLGTQLFADKSGNRIHIRWLPYVARLEEMGRYNWASAALAWLYRCMCRVANRHVVKLAGPLQLLQSWIFWRFPTLRPSGYDEISWPLASRLSGYNPEISNKGPRVQMARMKIDLLQPRQFIWMPYSALDVIQVVHPEVLEPRHTMLWRCRTSLIYFAVVEWHQVDRVLPQFGGVQPIPSPALNIDFLMSKDGRGGDRWFPAQYPEWHLHWQERADHILQFDIVPDPGPSHEFLTWWYQHGKRFFSPEMLLGDPRGVPIPDEATQRGAGRLPDMDGVEDVPDRRRIERRARVRTRRSQREWNWVDRAMDAGDDAVRGGERVRGRGGRRRVGAARQGAQMPRGGDVAGVDRAHQGGHDGGSHGPGMGDPTSHTDAGLGGGGLGDYFVGVPGDDHTLQDSTPWVSPGSMFGDLLASDGIVAEFGGPHFLDDIRTIMQEDEAAAGRVKTTGTQAPLDVDLNEPATVAPAHPFAMGGTPASAQSIGSHSVAGPSSSRPVHVAPMTPRQPVPDDSDESIEDEEPLIRRGYRTRVPRRCGTGSHLFR from the exons CAGATGGCGGGACTTTACCATCTTGCGAGACTGAACGACAGATGGTTCCGACTAGACGAGCCCCTAGTCAGCGCATTCGTCGAGAGGTGGCGGCCTGAGACGCACACCTTCCACATGCCGTTCGGAGAGTGCACTATCATGCTTCAGGACGTCGCATACCAGCTGGGGTTGCCAGTCGACGGAGATTACGTTAGTGGTTGCCTTACCGACTTCCACCTTTACATTGAGGGTGGGAGACCTGCTTGGCAGTGGTTCCATGAGTTGCTCGGTGTTTTACCTCCCGAGAACCAGGTGCAGAAATTCGCAGTCAACTGCACCTGGTTTCAGGAGACATTTGCAGAGTGTCCAGACGGGGCAGATGAGGAGACAGTTAGGCGCTTTGCCCGGGCTTATATCATGATGTTATTGGGTACGCAGCTGTTTGCCGACAAGTCCGGCAATCGTATACACATCAGATGGCTACCTTATGTTGCTCGGCTTGAGGAGATGGGTCGCTACAATTGGGCGTCGGCGGCACTAGCATGGCTGTACAGGTGCATGTGCCGAGTCGCCAACAGACATGTGGTGAAGTTAGCTGGCCCGTTACAGTTATTACAGTCTTGGATCTTCTGGAGGTTTCCCACACTTAGACCATCTGGGTATGATGAGATCAGCTGGCCCCTTGCCTCGAG ATTGTCTGGTTACAATCCTGAGATTAGCAACAAGGGACCTCGGGTACAGATGGCTCGCATGAAGATCGACTTGTTACAGCCTCGGCAG TTCATATGGATGCCCTATAGCGCACTCGACGTCATCCAGGTTGTCCATCCTGAGGTGTTGGAGCCTCGGCATACGATGTTATGGCGATGCAGGACGTCCCTGATTTATTTTGCGGTTGTCGAGTGGCATCAGGTTGATAGAGTTTTACCTCAGTTTGGCGGCGTTCAGCCCATACCGTCTCCCGCCCTGAACATCGACTTCCTGATGTCGAAGGACGGGAGAGGAGGTGATCGTTGGTTCCCGGCACAGTACCCTGAGTGGCATCTTCACTGGCAGGAGCGTGCTGATCACATTCTACAGTTTGACATCGTGCCCGACCCCGGACCGTCACATGAGTTCTTGACATGGTGGTATCAGCACGGAAAGAGGTTTTTTTCGCCGGAGATGTTATTGGGGGATCCGAGAGGTGTTCCTATTCCAGATGAGGCGACGCAGAGGGGTGCAGGCCGACTTCCAGACATGGACGGGGTCGAGGATGTTCCTGACAGACGTCGTATTGAGCGGAGAGCACGAGTTAGGACACGTCGTAGCCAGCGTGAGTGGAACTGGGTCGATCGGGCTATGGATGCCGGGGACGACGCAGTTAGGGGTGGGGAGAGAGTTCGTGGTCGCGGAGGCAGGAGGAGGGTGGGTGCTGCTAGACAGGGTGCCCAGATGCCTAGGGGAGGTGATGTTGCGGGGGTTGATAGGGCCCATCAGGGCGGGCATGATGGTGGGTCCCATGGACCTGGTATGGGAGATCCCACGAGTCACACTGATGCTGGGCTTGGAGGTGGAGGTCTTGGAGATTATTTCGTAGGTGTTCCCGGTGATGATCATACCCTTCAGGATAGTACTCCATGGGTGAGTCCTGGCTCGATGTTTGGAGACTTACTTGCTAGTGATGGCATTGTGGCCGAGTTCGGTGGACCACATTTCCTTGATGATATCCGGACCATCATGCAGGAGGATGAGGCTGCAGCCGGACGGGTTAAGACGACAGGGACACAGGCACCCCTGGATGTAGATCTGAATGAGCCTGCCACGGTAGCTCCTGCGCATCCTTTTGCCATGGGTGGGACCCCAGCATCAGCGCAGAGTATTGGATCACACTCAGTTGCTGGCCCGTCGTCATCCAGACCCGTGCATGTTGCGCCTATGACCCCGAGACAGCCAGTTCCGGATGACAGCGACGAGTCGATTGAGGATGAGGAGCCACTCATACGTAGGGGTTACCGGACACGGGTGCCACGCCGTTGCGGCACTGGATCGCACCTATTTAGATGA
- the LOC130969898 gene encoding uncharacterized protein LOC130969898: MASEESFLVLVHYRGSIKRKTRSGVKFTDKDPLCIIVMPTTTYDALVSSVLEKLGLEGVKRVKKFFYRILTAVLHDTVKFDCFTIGSDEDLQVMFLSRRQFPEVRTPELLAKLVDVVSSSGGSNRNANTIAAVAGSSLRPAVASSSAPVYEPPMQPVASPSFAVDLSGNVGDEVRYGEHIPTEVHCPTPAGVGDGLFDDPDDDDVEPDMIADESGDDVGTTVPTRATGGSSSGTQQYPPPFFLIGPGCHAAGRKCSAALRI, encoded by the coding sequence atggctagtgaggagagtttCCTAGTTCTGGTACATTACAGAGGGTCGATTAAGAGAAAAACTCGGTCCGGCGTGAAGTTCACTGATAAGGATCCCCTATGTATTATCGTGATGCCGACAACCACCTACGATGCTCTTGTTAGCTCTGTGCTGGAGAAGCTTGGTCTTGAAGGAGTTAAAAGGGTCAAAAAGTTTTTCTACCGCATTCTAACAGCGGTGCTCCATGACACCGTGAAGTTTGATTGTTTCACAATCGGTAGTGACGAGGACTTGCAGGTTATGTTTCTTTCTCGTAGGCAGTTTCCCGAGGTAAGGACACCAGAGCTGTTGGCAAAGTTGGTTGATGTGGTATCTAGCTCGGGTGGTTCGAACCGGAATGCCAATACTATAGCCGCGGTTGCCGGCTCGAGCTTGAGACCTGCTGTTGCTTCATCCTCTGCTCCTGTGTATGAGCCACCGATGCAGCCTGTTGCGTCCCCTTCGTTTGCCGTTGATCTGAGCGGCAATGTTGGAGACGAGGTTCGGTATGGGGAACATATTCCCACCGAGGTACATTGTCCCACACCGGCTGGTGTTGGTGATGGTTTGTTTGATGATCCAGATGACGATGACGTTGAGCCGGATATGATCGCTGATGAAAGCGGCGATGATGTTGGAACTACTGTTCCGACAAGGGCTACAGGTGGATCTAGTTCTGGCACACAGCAGTATCCACCCCCATTTTTCCTCATTGGACCTGGATGCCATGCGGCAGGACGAAAATGCTCTGCAGCCCTCAGGATTTAG